CTCGCTGCGCAGAAGGGCCGGAGGAGCCAGGTAACCGCCTCCCCAGGCCATGGCGGCCAACCACGTCTGCGGGCGATCGGGGAAGCTGTACAGCGCTCGGATCGAGCCGTTGGGGGGCAGACCCTGGTTGTGCGCCACCCATATCGCCCGGTCCTGGTTCCAGCGATAGACGCCGAGCGGAGTAGCGGCCCATAGCGTGCCCTTTTCCCTCTGGTCCAGGAGGAGCTGGTTGGCACCCATCGCCCCCAGATCGCCCTCCATGGCCTCCCAGATGTTATCCTCCCACGAGCCCAGGAAGACGCCCGTCCGGGTGGCGAGGACGAGCCGATGATCCGGGAGGGCGATGAGATCGAGGGGCGGAGAGCCCGGGATGGGCAGGATGGCCTCCGACCAGCTCCGCCCGCGATCCTGGCTACGCGCCAGCGCCAGATGGAAGCCCCGATCATCTTGGATCAGGCGGGCGGCGAACAGAGTGGGGGGATCGTCGGCGGTCAGGGCAAGGACGGTCATTCCCTGGGTGAGGGAGGGGTCGAGGCCGCCCGGAATCCATGTGTTCCCCCCGTCCTGGCTGATCAGGATCCCTCCTCGGGTGGCCGCGTAGAGTCGATCGATGTCGGTGGGATCGACCAGTACACGCCCCAGCCCGCTGCCCGGGTTGGTGTCGAACTCCTGGACCAGCAGGCGCTCGAAGGTCTGTCCTCCATCTCGGCTCCGGAAGAGCCAGTGCTTGGCGTATTTGTGGTTTTCCGCGGCGATCACGTAGATGCGGGTGGGGTCTGTGGCGGGCAGAAGGACCTGCCGGATGGTCATGCCGCGCTCCGGCCAGTAGCCCGGCTCCGTGTCGCCCATCGCGTTCTCCAACGGCACTCGGATCCAGATCGGGTCCCCGGCGGCGCGCCGAAATAGCCCGTTGCTGGTGCCCAGGTACAGGGTTCCCGTGGGGGATATGGCGATCGTCATCAGGGTGAGCCAGCTCAGATCATTGCCAGCCGGCTTCCAACTTTCCCCACCGTCTTGAGTCCGATAGAGCGCGGTCACCGAACGACCGGCGGTCGTAGCTGAGGCGATAGCCCACATGTCATTCGGTTGGATCGGGTGCTGTGCCAGCGAGACGACGGCGCCATAGGGCGTGTTCAACGGATATAAGTTGGGCTCTCCGGCTGCTGTCGCAGGGAGCGGCCACGCCCCGGCGACGGACATGATGATGATCAGGGCGCCGAGCAGCCGGATCCGTAGGGCTGGAAGCATAATATGGGTCTCTGGGATAAGGGAGCGTCGATTGATTCGCACGCGATATCATAGCCTGCCCGGGTGGTTCGCGCAAATCGAGCGCGGACTACCCTGGTGGTCATGGGCCCTGGACGCGGGCATCGCCGCCCCTCGGCGGCGAGACGCGGCGCACCCGCCCGCGGGGTGGGACCGGCGGGCGGGTGCTTTTCAGGGAAGGAGAAGTCATTTGATGGCGAACACCACCTGTAGCTGAGCCTGGAAGGTCAGTTCGCCGGGGGCGATGGGTCCGGCGCCGCCAAAGGCCGCTCGAGCCGCTTCCGCGATGCCCATGACCGGGAAGGCTGGAGAGCCGATGACCTCGCTTACGCTGACCACCTCTCCCAGCTCCACGCCGGCCAGCTCCGCCAGCTCTGCCGCCTTGTCTCGTGCGTTCTCCATAGCCTTCGCCCGGGCCTCTGATTCGGCCTCACTGGCGTCCTCGATGTCGAAGCTCACCCCCCAGATGGTGTTGGCGCCGGCCTCCACCGCCGCATCCAGCACGGCGGCGACGGTGTCCAGGTCCCGGATCGTCACCTGAACCATGTTGGATACCCGGTAGCGGCCCTGTGGCTCGGCCATGGGGAGCGTTTCCTTGCCGGGCATCATCGGAGCGGCCATGTAGGGCTCTCGCTCAAAGTTGATGCTGTAGTTGGATGTCTGAATGTCCTTCTCCTCGATCCCGGCCTTTTGTAGCGCCTCCAGGATGGCCGTCATCTGCTCTCGGTTTTTGGCCGTGGCCTCTTTGACCGTTGGGGCGAACACTTCCACCCCGATCTGTGCTCGCGCTACGTCCGGCTCCACGCGTACTTTGCCATGGCCTACCACGGTGATCGTTCGGGTGGCCCCGCTGGCGGGCGTGGTCTGTGGTTGGGTGAACGCCAGTCCGCCCAGGGCGGCACCTAGCAATGAGATGATCAGGATCGCGATCAGGCTTTTCCTGCGTGACATGGGGACCTCCTCTTGGGGTATAGGTTGGCGCGACGTCAGGTCTGCCTGACGTTCATCTCTTAGACGTCAACGTGTGGGTGAGTGTTCCGATGGGAGGCAAACGGCCGGGTCAGGATCGTTGAAACGGCGAAGCCTCTCGGCTGTGTTGGGCCTTTTCCCTATGGGCTCAATGCACGACGTTGATCGTGACTTCACATGGTGGAGGGTAGTTGCCTGTGTTGTCCACCACGACCAGGCGCAATGTGTAGGCGCCGTCAGGCAGGGGAGAGGTATCCCACATGCCCAGGACGCCATCGGCGGGGCGGTCTTGGCCGGTGATGTAGGCGAACTCCATGGAAGTTCCTGCCGGTCGGAACTCCAGTTTGTAGTATTGCATGTTGGGTGTGTTCGCCGTCCCTACGACCTGGACCACGCCGCTCACCGTCTGGTTTTGTCCCGGAGAGACCAGACGGGCCAGGGGATTGGGGCAGTCAGGGGCCGTCACCGGCGGTTCCGTGGGCTCAGGTGGAGGGGGCAGCGGGCGCAACGTCGGGCGTGGGCGCGGCGTCGGCGGTGGTTGGGTTGGCGTCGGCGATGGAGTGGGCGTGGGCTCTTGCGCATCCAGCGCGGGCAGGACGATCGCCGGCGTGGGGGAGGCGGTTCCCTCCATGAAGGGTTGGACCGCCTCCAATAGCACGTTGCTGATGAAGTAGGTGACGCCCATGACGGTCAGGAGCGCTACGGCGACCCCGAACGCGTTATAGACGCGTTGAAGCGCCGCCTCGCGCTCCAGGGCGAAGACGGCTCGTTTTCGCTCCCTGCGCGCCCGGATCACCACGCGCAGGTACCAGAGCGCGATGAACGCACATGTGACGTATACCCAGGACGCGTTGTCGGCGATGAATTGGAGTAAGACGGTCATGCTGGTCCCGAGCCTTCCGCGGGGATATCCCGTGCTGATGCGTGCGTGCCCGCGGCCTTATGAGGTGGGCAGGCTGTCTAGGCGCGATAGGACGCCCATGATCAGTCGGGTGAGACGAGGCGTAATCGTCTTCCCGGCCTCCAGGACCTCCTCGTGGCTGGCTCCCACCTCGGCGTCAGGATCGTCGATGGCGATGTTGCTGATACCGGAAATACCGAGAACGCGCATGCCTCCATGCCGGGCCACGATCACCTCGGGGACCGTCGACATCCCTACGGCGTCGGCGCCCACCATGCGCAAGAAGCGGATGTCGGCTGGGGTCTCGAACGTGGGGCCGGCCAGCCCTGCGTAGACGCCCTCCTTCAATTCGATATCCAGGTCGGCTGCGACCTGACGGGCGAGCTCTCTCAGCGTCCGATTGTAGGCTTGCGACATATCCAGGAAACGGGGGCCAAGCGATGGGTCGTTCGGGCCGCGCAACGGGCTTAACCCTGCCATCCCGATCAGGTTCAGGTGATCCTTGATCAACATGAGATCACCCGCCCGGAACGTGGTGTTGATGCCCCCAGCGGCGTTGGTCACGATCAGCGTCTGAATCCCCATGATCTGCATCACGCGTATGGGGAATGTGACCTGCTGGAGCGAGTAGCCCTCGTAGTAATGAGCCCTCCCCTGCATGACCATGACGGTCTGGCCTGCCAGCCGGCCGATGACCAGTTGCCCACGATGTCCTTCCACAGTGGACACCGGAAAATGCGGAATCTCCGGATAGGGGATGGTTTGCGCGTCTTCTACGTGATCGGCCAGGCTGCTGAGCCCGGACCCCAACACGATCCCCACTGCTGGTTGGTGTCGTGTCCGAGAGCGGATCACCTGAATGGCTGTCTGGAAGTCTTCGACGGTAAATGTGTGCTCCACTTTTTGCATCCTTGTCCGTGTGATGTGGGTTGAATGGGTATGACTCTCAAGAGGATGGATGGTCGGGTCGCTCTTGGAGAAGGGCGGTATATGCCTGCGTGGTCGAGGGGCTGGCATGCCCCAGCAGTTGCTGGACCTCGCGTATATCGGCGCCCTGATTGAGCATGTGAAGCGCAAAGGAGTGGCGCAGCGTATGCGGTGTCACCTCATCGCTGATGCCGGCCGCACGCACGTAGCGTTTGATGATGAGCCAGAGCCCTTGGCGGGTGAGGCGCTTCCCCCGGTGGTTGACGAACAGCGCTCTCTCCTCGCTGCTCGCGCCGAGGCGTGGACGACCGTTGTGCAGGTATTCCCGCAGGGCCTGCACGGCCATCGCGTTTAATTGGACCACGCGCTCCTGATCTCCCCGGCTTGCGCATCGCACGGTGCCCACCGTCAGGTTCACATCCGTCAGGTCGAGCGAGACCAACTCGGTGACCCGCATCCCCGTGGCGTACAGGAGGACCATCAACGCCCGATCCCGTAGCCCTTTGGCGCTGCGATCCTTGGCTGATTCCGCCAGCAGATGTTCGATCTGTTGGCGGGATAGCGCCTTGGGAGGCTGTTTCTTGACCTTGGGAGAGTCGATCGAGGCCGTGGGATCTTCCGCGATCACGCCGGTTTGCTGGATGAATCGAAAGAAGGACTTGACGGCGGCGACTTTTCGGGCCACGGTCGACGTGGCATACTCTCGATCCTTGAGATGCAGGATGTAATCGATGATGTGAGCCTGGTTTACATCGGACCATCCCGGGTTGGTGGGCAAGCGGCCGGAATTGCTGATGTAGGTGAGGAATTGGGTCAGATCATTGCGGTAGGCGGCGATGGTGTTCGCGGAATAGTTCTTCTCGACGATCAGGTAGTCCAAAAAGGCCTGGACCTGTTGTTCCATGATGATTCTCCTCTGAACTTGCCACCGCGCGAGGCTTGGGGCTTTGTGGGCTGAGATGGTAGGGCTGACATGGACATTCTACCACAGCTTTGCATAAAGCGAAAACACCCTGATACGCAGAGTGGCGCGCCTTTTGTGGGGTGAAAATGAGGGGCAGGGAGAGGAGCATGGCTCATCCGTGGTCGAGGCGAAGGATGGACCAGCGATATCGAGCGGCAGCCATCCACCGCCGCTCGCAGGGCGGGTATGGGGGTCGGCCATCAGGGCCTGGGCTGTGGCCGGGCAGGTCAGAGGCAGTGGATCAACTCGCTCATAGAGCGTGTGTGAGAAATGCCGTTGCTCTTGCTATGAGGACGTCGTCGTCACGCGGGTATCCACGCGGTGCCGCGGCGGAGGGCATATCGCCGTGCGTAGGGCATGGCTTGAGGCACGCGAGAGGCGACCAACGCGTCCCTGACGGCGGCCCGGGCGCGGGACAGCCGGGATTTCACCGTGCCTACCGGGATGTTCAACACCTGTGCGATCTCCGGATAGGAGAGCCCCTCCACATCGGAGAGCACCAGGACTGTGCGCAGCGTGGTGGGGAGCCGATCTATCGCCTGGGCGATGCGCTCGCCCAGCTCTTTGCGAATCACCGCGTGCTCCGGCCCCTCGGTGTGGGTGGGCAGTGAGAGGTCACCATCCAGCGTGGTCGCCATCTCCTCCAGCGAGAGCGCCTGGCGCACCTTTTGCCGGCGCAGGTGGTCATAGCAGGCGTTCGTCACGATGCGGAGCAACCACGCTCGGAAGGAGCCACCGTGGAAGGTGTGTAGGTGGCGGAACGCTTTGAGGAAAGCCTCCTGCGTGATATCGGCAGCGGCCTCGCGATCTCTCACGATGCGCCAGGCCACGTGGTATGCCTGATCCTGATACTTTTCCACGAGCGGGTTGAACGCCGTCACATTGCCTTGTTGCGCGGCTCTCACGAGCATCTCCTCGTCCATCGGTCCTCCTCCTTCGGGGAAGTGGGCGTTTACCCACTCCTATCGTAGCACCACATGGTTCGGAGGGTCGGATCGAAATCGGACCGAATTCGGACGAGATTTGGGCGGAAACGGGTTTATTCCGTCTCCAGTCGGAAGCCGAAGCCGCGCACGGTGTGGATGAAGCGAGGGTGTCGTCCTTCGTCCCCCAGGCGGGCGCGCAGCCGGCTGATCATGCGGTCGATGGAGCCATCGCATACGGCTCCGCCGGTGTGGGCCCATACCTGCTGGGCGATCTCATCCTTGCTCACCGCACGGCCCTTGGCCCGCCAGAGGAGCAGGAGGAGGGTGAACTGGGTGGGCGACAGGACAGGGGGGGATCCAGGAGGCGGCCATCCACCCATACCTCTCGCCGCTCCGGATCCACCCAAAGGCCGTGTTGGGGAGATGCAGGGGCGGCGACCTGGGTTCTTGTCGCCGCCGGATCGTGGAAGCGGAGCTGTATGTCGGCCAGCTGCAGTACGCAGCCGTCGTCCAGCCAGGCCTCCTGCACTCGCTGGCCATCCAGGAAGACGCCATTCTTGCTGCCCAGATCACGGACCCGGTAACGCCCATCCTCCCAGAGGATCTCCGCGTGTCGCCGTGAGGCGAATGGATCCTGCAGGACGATGTCGTTATCGGGCGCCCGGCCGATTCGAGTACATTCCCGGTCCAGCGTGTAGGTTGTGCCCGCGTCAGGGCCGCTCAGGACGACCAGCCGTCCTCGTCCCGTAAAGCTCATGATCTTCACCCCCAGGCCGCTGGTCGGTGAAGCTTAGCCAAAAGCCTGGCCTTATGTTAGAATCCATCGCTGCTATTAAGAGTGTGTCTGAGAAATGCCGTTGCTTCTGCTATGGGGAGGCCCGGAGGGACTTCGCCCCTTCGGAAAAAGCCCTTCTTACGCCTTCGACCTGCCTCGCCTCGGCTTAGATCCCTGCGGAAGGGGCCGAGAAAGGCAGGTGCAGGCCGGAAAAGTGGGATTTCTGTGGAGGGGACCTCCCCTCCACACCTCCCCCTGTGGAGCTGATAGCTGAGGGAGCCCCTCAGACGTCTTATCGGTTAAACTCTCAGACACGCTCTAAGATTGTATCCGGATCGTTGCCATGTGCCAAGCGGCTCTCTGTGGTGTTACAGGCTGTGGCCGATCCCGGAATCAGCCTCTTTGAGGGGCATCGTGCGGGCAGATGAACTGATCGGGCGCACCGTAGGCCGCTATCGGATCGAGAAGACGTTGGGTGTGGGCGGCGTTGCTGTGGTTTACGTCGCCTGGGACATGGCCCTCCACCGCCCGGTTGCCCTCAAGGTGTTGCTGCCCCATCCTTCTCTACCTCCCTCCGTTGTGGAGCGATTCCGCCTGGAGGCCATAACCGCTGCCCGGTTGGATCACCCTGGCATCGTGCCCATCTACGATGTGGGCGAGGACCAGGGGCTGGTTTACATCGCGATGAAGTGGATCCAGGGCGAGACGCTGGCCGACGTGCTGGCTCGAGCCGGACGGTTATATGAGGGGGACGCGATACGGTTGGTGGCGCAGGTGGCCGAGGCGCTGGACTATGCCCACCGACAAGGCGTGATCCATCGAGATGTGAAGCCGGCGAACATCCTGTTGGCCCGGGAAGAGGACAGCGCCACCGACGCGGGCGTGTGTGCTTATCTCACCGATTTTGGGGTCGCCCGGGCGCTGGATGCACCTGACCTGACCCAGGCAGGCTTTACTGTGGGCACGCCCGCGTACATGTCACCGGAGCAGGCGGCGGGGAAGCGTGCCCTGGATGGGCGTAGCGACTTATACAGCCTGGGAGCTGTGCTCTATCACTGCCTGGCCGGGCGCCCCCCCTTCACCGGCGGGACACCTCATATCCTCTACGCGCACGTGTATGAGGCCCCGCCTCCGCTCCCCGCCGATGTGTCGCCGGAGATCGCTGCCATCGTCGATCGGGCGCTGGCGAAGGATCCGGACCAGCGGTTCCAGACCGGGGAGCAGATGGCGGCCGCCCTGCGATCCCTGCCAGCCCCACCTTCCCGGCAGGGACTCTCCCCTGTTTCCTGGCCTGCGGGCCCGCCGGGTGATGCGGCGGCGGGGGCGGAACGAAAGGGGCGGTGGCGAGGAGTGCGCCGGCTTGCCTTGGTTGGCGTTCTGCTGTTGATGCTCTCGGCACTGGTCGTTGGCGGTTGGGCGGCGGTTTCCCGCGCGCGTCGAGAGGGCTCGACGCCGACGCCGACGGCGACCTCGCCCGTGGCGGCGATGGGGTACGCCCGCCGATTCACTCCTCCCCCCACGCCGACCCCCTTGCCGACGCCCACGGCTACATCGACGCCGACGGCCACACCCCAGCCGACTCCAACCCCTTCGCCCACACCGGTGCCGACGCCACGTCCCGTGGTGGTGCCTCCTTCGCCCACGCCTACGCCGATGCCCACCCCCGTCAACGTCTGCCCCATTGCGCCGCATATCGCTTTTATGGAGTGGTTATCCGTTCCCGAGCAGGCGGAGCAGATCGGATGTCCGACAACGGGGGCTGTGATCACCTCGGCTGTCTTTCAGCGCTTTGAGTATGGGCAGATGATCTGGCGAGAAGATCGCCGCCTGATCTACGTGCGCTACGATGATGGCGGCTGGGAGGTGGTGGAAGATACATGGCAGGAGGGAGACGCTCCTGTTGATCCGAACCTCACCCCTCCTCCCGGGCTTCGGCAGCCGGAACGACGTCTGGGAAAGGCATGGCGAACGTATCCCTATATCCGAGAGCGCTTGGGATGGGCCACCTCCGAGGAGATCTCCTTTGAGGGGGTATTCCAGTCCTTCGAACACGGCGAGTTGATCGCGCAGCCGCCGGATCGCGTGTACGTCTTTCTGGAGGATTTGCGTCTGCGCCTCCTCTCATCGGAGGAGGGTACATCGCCGTAATCGGGCTTGAAAGAGAAGGCCCCGATCATGGCGACCTTCGATTGCGATGAGAGGCTTGGGAGGGTGGGGCTCCATCTGCCAGGCAGCGATGTAGGGCCATGCACTCGGGGCTGTAATTCATGTTGATGGGGGCAACTCACAATGCACTCACAGCAAGCCCCCCGTTTCCTCCGCCTCGTTTGACCGGGGCGCCTTTTGTGGTTATAATCCCCGCAAATCGCATAATGAGGAAAGAGAAGCACCTTCGGGGCAGGGTGAGCCTCGTTTCGGCGGGGCAATTCCCGACCGGCGGTATGGCCTGGACTATCAGGCCGAGCCCGCGACCCGCGTGAGCGGTGGATCCGGTGAGAGGCCGGAGCCGACGGTATAGTCCGGATGGGAGAAGGTGACGGATCGCTTTGTGATCACGCGCGGTTGGTCCGCAAGTCCCGGAGGTCTTTATGGCTTCCGGGCTTTTTTTGTGGCTTGAAGATGGGGAGGGGATCGGTGGCTGTAGGAACGAGAAGACAGACGTGGGGACGACGGCTCGCTGCGGCGGGGCGGCCGGATCTCCGGCGATGGATCATACGCAA
The genomic region above belongs to Chloroflexota bacterium and contains:
- a CDS encoding SIMPL domain-containing protein (The SIMPL domain is named for its presence in mouse protein SIMPL (signalling molecule that associates with mouse pelle-like kinase). Bacterial member BP26, from Brucella, was shown to assemble into a channel-like structure, while YggE from E. coli has been associated with resistance to oxidative stress.), yielding MSRRKSLIAILIISLLGAALGGLAFTQPQTTPASGATRTITVVGHGKVRVEPDVARAQIGVEVFAPTVKEATAKNREQMTAILEALQKAGIEEKDIQTSNYSINFEREPYMAAPMMPGKETLPMAEPQGRYRVSNMVQVTIRDLDTVAAVLDAAVEAGANTIWGVSFDIEDASEAESEARAKAMENARDKAAELAELAGVELGEVVSVSEVIGSPAFPVMGIAEAARAAFGGAGPIAPGELTFQAQLQVVFAIK
- a CDS encoding purine-nucleoside phosphorylase, encoding MQKVEHTFTVEDFQTAIQVIRSRTRHQPAVGIVLGSGLSSLADHVEDAQTIPYPEIPHFPVSTVEGHRGQLVIGRLAGQTVMVMQGRAHYYEGYSLQQVTFPIRVMQIMGIQTLIVTNAAGGINTTFRAGDLMLIKDHLNLIGMAGLSPLRGPNDPSLGPRFLDMSQAYNRTLRELARQVAADLDIELKEGVYAGLAGPTFETPADIRFLRMVGADAVGMSTVPEVIVARHGGMRVLGISGISNIAIDDPDAEVGASHEEVLEAGKTITPRLTRLIMGVLSRLDSLPTS
- a CDS encoding tyrosine recombinase encodes the protein MEQQVQAFLDYLIVEKNYSANTIAAYRNDLTQFLTYISNSGRLPTNPGWSDVNQAHIIDYILHLKDREYATSTVARKVAAVKSFFRFIQQTGVIAEDPTASIDSPKVKKQPPKALSRQQIEHLLAESAKDRSAKGLRDRALMVLLYATGMRVTELVSLDLTDVNLTVGTVRCASRGDQERVVQLNAMAVQALREYLHNGRPRLGASSEERALFVNHRGKRLTRQGLWLIIKRYVRAAGISDEVTPHTLRHSFALHMLNQGADIREVQQLLGHASPSTTQAYTALLQERPDHPSS
- a CDS encoding sigma-70 family RNA polymerase sigma factor produces the protein MDEEMLVRAAQQGNVTAFNPLVEKYQDQAYHVAWRIVRDREAAADITQEAFLKAFRHLHTFHGGSFRAWLLRIVTNACYDHLRRQKVRQALSLEEMATTLDGDLSLPTHTEGPEHAVIRKELGERIAQAIDRLPTTLRTVLVLSDVEGLSYPEIAQVLNIPVGTVKSRLSRARAAVRDALVASRVPQAMPYARRYALRRGTAWIPA
- a CDS encoding winged helix-turn-helix domain-containing protein → MGGWPPPGSPPVLSPTQFTLLLLLWRAKGRAVSKDEIAQQVWAHTGGAVCDGSIDRMISRLRARLGDEGRHPRFIHTVRGFGFRLETE
- a CDS encoding FHA domain-containing protein; this translates as MSFTGRGRLVVLSGPDAGTTYTLDRECTRIGRAPDNDIVLQDPFASRRHAEILWEDGRYRVRDLGSKNGVFLDGQRVQEAWLDDGCVLQLADIQLRFHDPAATRTQVAAPASPQHGLWVDPERREVWVDGRLLDPPLSCRPPSSPSSCSSGGPRAVR
- a CDS encoding serine/threonine protein kinase, with amino-acid sequence MRADELIGRTVGRYRIEKTLGVGGVAVVYVAWDMALHRPVALKVLLPHPSLPPSVVERFRLEAITAARLDHPGIVPIYDVGEDQGLVYIAMKWIQGETLADVLARAGRLYEGDAIRLVAQVAEALDYAHRQGVIHRDVKPANILLAREEDSATDAGVCAYLTDFGVARALDAPDLTQAGFTVGTPAYMSPEQAAGKRALDGRSDLYSLGAVLYHCLAGRPPFTGGTPHILYAHVYEAPPPLPADVSPEIAAIVDRALAKDPDQRFQTGEQMAAALRSLPAPPSRQGLSPVSWPAGPPGDAAAGAERKGRWRGVRRLALVGVLLLMLSALVVGGWAAVSRARREGSTPTPTATSPVAAMGYARRFTPPPTPTPLPTPTATSTPTATPQPTPTPSPTPVPTPRPVVVPPSPTPTPMPTPVNVCPIAPHIAFMEWLSVPEQAEQIGCPTTGAVITSAVFQRFEYGQMIWREDRRLIYVRYDDGGWEVVEDTWQEGDAPVDPNLTPPPGLRQPERRLGKAWRTYPYIRERLGWATSEEISFEGVFQSFEHGELIAQPPDRVYVFLEDLRLRLLSSEEGTSP